A single Agromyces sp. CF514 DNA region contains:
- a CDS encoding beta-galactosidase codes for MKSPLPVASPSGLLFGVAYYPEYHLTDRVETDLDLMREAGINVIRVGESVWSTWEPRDGEFELEWLAPVLDEAHRRGIRVILGTPTYAVPPWLQVAHPEIAAERRTGEPIPWGARQETDFSHPVFRTYAERVIRAVVGRYAGHPAVIGFQVDNEPGMELFHNDHVFEEFVNRLRAQFGDVETLNREWGLTYWSHRLADWSEMWRPDGNSFPQYDLAWRRFQTELTTEFIAWQAELVREYSRADQFVTTCLQYGRPALDDERVSRALDITSGNPYYGMQDRLDATLERSQLSQWTTTGVPALFRAADRMFASKQGRYLVTETNAQSIGHSDTNFPPYPGQLKQSAYTFISRGAAMIEYWHWHTLPYGIETYWGGVLPHSLVPGRVYREVAEIGAELAAIGTTLDGFEPDADVAILWSNASRYAMQFTPPLRVDEGPDPESYEKIFDAFHRGAVEAGRQTRLLHLDQAGAIGAEALAARYPVLVAAGVYVTTDAELALLRDYVAAGGHLVVGPRTGYADEEARARVEVSPVRLADLAGVHYDEYSNLEHEVPVVATSEALHLDGTAAARLWIDGLIVDDADVLARHVHLRFGDFPAVTSHAVGDGRVTVVGCVPSPALASGVIRWAAPDATSHELAGETAGPVTVTSGTLPDGRRAWFAFNWGWEPQNLVLAASVTDTVTGAQLQAGTDVSLAAWSTRTFLSR; via the coding sequence ATGAAGTCACCGCTGCCCGTCGCGTCCCCGAGCGGACTCCTCTTCGGCGTCGCCTACTACCCCGAGTACCACCTCACCGACCGCGTCGAGACCGACCTCGACCTCATGCGCGAGGCCGGCATCAACGTGATCCGCGTGGGGGAGTCGGTGTGGTCGACGTGGGAGCCCCGCGACGGCGAGTTCGAGCTCGAGTGGCTGGCCCCTGTGCTCGACGAGGCGCACCGCCGCGGCATCCGCGTGATCCTCGGAACGCCCACCTACGCGGTGCCGCCGTGGCTGCAGGTCGCCCACCCCGAGATCGCGGCCGAGCGCCGCACGGGCGAGCCGATCCCGTGGGGCGCGCGCCAGGAGACGGACTTCTCGCACCCCGTGTTCCGCACCTACGCCGAGCGCGTCATCCGCGCCGTCGTCGGCCGCTACGCCGGCCACCCCGCCGTCATCGGCTTCCAGGTCGACAACGAGCCCGGCATGGAGCTCTTCCACAACGACCACGTCTTCGAGGAGTTCGTGAACCGGCTGCGAGCGCAGTTCGGCGACGTCGAGACCCTCAACCGCGAATGGGGCCTCACCTACTGGTCGCACCGCCTGGCCGACTGGTCGGAGATGTGGCGGCCCGACGGCAACTCGTTCCCGCAGTACGACCTCGCGTGGCGGCGGTTCCAGACCGAGCTCACGACCGAGTTCATCGCGTGGCAGGCCGAGCTCGTGCGCGAGTACTCGCGCGCCGACCAGTTCGTGACCACCTGCCTGCAGTACGGTCGACCGGCGCTCGACGACGAACGGGTCAGCCGCGCGCTCGACATCACCTCGGGCAACCCGTACTACGGCATGCAGGACCGCCTCGACGCGACCCTCGAGCGCTCCCAGCTCAGCCAGTGGACCACCACCGGCGTCCCCGCCCTCTTCCGAGCGGCCGATCGCATGTTCGCCTCGAAGCAGGGCCGTTACCTCGTCACCGAGACGAACGCGCAGTCGATCGGGCACTCCGACACGAACTTCCCGCCCTACCCCGGCCAACTGAAGCAGTCCGCGTACACCTTCATCTCCCGCGGCGCGGCGATGATCGAGTACTGGCACTGGCACACGCTGCCCTACGGCATCGAGACCTACTGGGGCGGCGTGCTCCCGCACAGCCTCGTGCCCGGCCGGGTCTACCGCGAGGTCGCCGAGATCGGTGCCGAGCTCGCGGCGATCGGCACGACGCTCGACGGCTTCGAACCCGATGCGGATGTCGCGATCCTCTGGTCGAACGCGAGCCGCTACGCCATGCAGTTCACGCCGCCGCTCCGCGTCGACGAGGGGCCCGACCCCGAGTCGTACGAGAAGATCTTCGACGCCTTCCACCGCGGCGCAGTCGAGGCCGGACGCCAGACCCGCCTGCTGCACCTCGACCAGGCCGGTGCGATCGGCGCCGAGGCGCTCGCCGCGCGGTATCCGGTGCTCGTCGCCGCGGGCGTCTACGTGACCACGGATGCCGAGCTGGCACTCCTGCGCGACTACGTCGCCGCCGGCGGACACCTCGTCGTCGGCCCCCGCACCGGCTACGCCGACGAGGAGGCCCGTGCGCGGGTCGAGGTCTCGCCCGTGCGACTGGCCGACCTCGCGGGGGTGCACTACGACGAGTACTCGAACCTCGAGCACGAGGTGCCGGTCGTCGCGACATCCGAAGCCCTGCACCTCGACGGCACCGCCGCGGCACGCCTCTGGATCGACGGCCTCATCGTCGACGATGCCGACGTGCTCGCACGCCACGTGCACCTCAGATTCGGCGACTTCCCCGCCGTCACCAGCCACGCAGTCGGCGATGGTCGCGTCACCGTCGTCGGCTGCGTGCCCAGCCCCGCCCTCGCGAGCGGCGTCATCCGCTGGGCCGCGCCAGACGCGACCTCGCACGAGCTCGCGGGCGAGACCGCCGGCCCCGTCACCGTGACCTCCGGCACGCTGCCGGACGGGCGTCGGGCCTGGTTCGCCTTCAACTGGGGATGGGAGCCGCAGAACCTCGTGCTCGCGGCATCCGTCACCGATACCGTCACGGGAGCGCAGCTCCAGGCGGGAACAGACGTCTCACTGGCCGCGTGGTCGACGCGGACCTTCCTCAGCCGGTGA
- a CDS encoding ABC transporter substrate-binding protein, translating into MIKKTRRTALALVGGAVSIGLLLTGCTPSSGDGGSTETVSQDDIDTAMTTPTKLTFWTWVPDIENEVKLFEEKYPAIDVTVENVGQGLPHYQKLRSAIEAGEGAPDVAQLEYQYIPSFVLNQSLLDLTPYGAGDLSSDYVDWAWKQVAPDKEVWAIPQDVGPMGNLYREDILAEAGITEPPATWDDYATAAKAVKEKTGSYISNLGATQAGQMIGFFWQAGVKPFGYDGKETVSINVNSDEAKKVASYWTDLVQQDLISTDVDFNDTWYQGLASGKYAGWLTAAWGPIFLQGTAESTSGLWRAAPLPQWSAGDEVSGNWGGSSDAVLASSKNPIAAYELAKFINNDHDSAMKLATEQFLFPPQVSVLEDPAFADQESEFYGGQQVNKLFAEISTTVDTDFQWVPFMDYVYSTYEETMGTVVADKGDIAAALDTWQDQLVKYAEDQGFTVE; encoded by the coding sequence ATGATCAAGAAGACACGGAGAACAGCACTGGCGCTGGTTGGCGGCGCCGTGTCCATCGGACTGCTCCTGACCGGATGCACGCCGAGCTCGGGCGACGGCGGCTCGACCGAGACCGTCAGTCAGGACGACATCGACACGGCGATGACCACGCCTACGAAGCTCACGTTCTGGACCTGGGTTCCCGACATCGAGAACGAGGTGAAGCTCTTCGAGGAGAAGTACCCCGCGATCGACGTCACCGTCGAGAACGTCGGCCAGGGCCTTCCGCATTACCAGAAGCTCCGCAGTGCCATCGAGGCCGGCGAGGGAGCACCGGATGTCGCGCAGCTCGAGTACCAGTACATCCCCTCGTTCGTGCTCAACCAATCCCTGCTCGACCTGACGCCCTACGGCGCCGGCGACCTCTCGAGCGACTACGTCGACTGGGCGTGGAAGCAGGTCGCGCCCGACAAGGAGGTCTGGGCGATCCCGCAGGACGTCGGCCCCATGGGCAACCTCTACCGCGAGGACATCCTTGCCGAGGCCGGCATCACCGAGCCCCCGGCCACGTGGGACGACTATGCGACCGCGGCGAAGGCCGTGAAGGAGAAGACGGGTTCGTACATCTCGAACCTCGGCGCCACCCAGGCCGGGCAGATGATCGGCTTCTTCTGGCAGGCCGGCGTCAAGCCGTTCGGCTACGACGGCAAGGAGACCGTCTCGATCAACGTGAACAGCGATGAGGCGAAGAAGGTCGCGAGCTACTGGACCGACCTCGTGCAGCAGGACCTGATCTCGACCGACGTCGACTTCAACGACACCTGGTACCAGGGCCTCGCGAGCGGCAAGTACGCGGGCTGGCTCACCGCGGCCTGGGGGCCGATCTTCCTCCAGGGCACCGCGGAGAGCACGTCGGGTCTGTGGAGGGCCGCGCCGCTGCCGCAGTGGAGTGCCGGCGACGAGGTCTCGGGCAACTGGGGCGGTTCGTCCGACGCGGTGCTGGCGTCGTCGAAGAACCCCATCGCGGCCTACGAGCTCGCGAAGTTCATCAACAACGACCACGACTCGGCCATGAAGCTCGCGACGGAGCAGTTCCTGTTCCCGCCGCAGGTCTCGGTGCTCGAGGATCCGGCGTTCGCCGACCAGGAGTCGGAGTTCTACGGCGGTCAGCAGGTCAACAAGCTCTTCGCCGAGATCTCGACGACCGTCGACACCGACTTCCAGTGGGTGCCGTTCATGGACTACGTGTACTCCACCTACGAGGAGACGATGGGTACCGTGGTCGCCGACAAGGGCGACATCGCCGCGGCGCTCGACACGTGGCAGGACCAGCTCGTGAAGTACGCGGAGGACCAGGGCTTCACCGTCGAGTGA
- a CDS encoding carbohydrate ABC transporter permease encodes MSATQALTAERPAAPPPRRRTSTTKRRQYRAAYLFLVPFFVVFITMLVVPLVYAGYLSLFESKLIGGQAFNGLGNYVRALTDPLFLEGLGRVGLFFIVQVPIMLGLALFFALALDTFRARGSKAIRLLIYMPYAVPAVVATLMWGYLYGPDFGPLAQIARAAGLGTPEFLSAENMLGSMMNIVTWEFVGYNMIIMYAALRSIPAELYEAAEIDGAGQFRMAWSIKIPAIRPAIMLTVIFSIIGSFQLFAEPSLLSIIAPNVVINSYTPNFYAYNLAFVNQELNYAASIAFLLGLVIAVVSYIVQLGAQRRERRERSLS; translated from the coding sequence ATGTCAGCCACTCAGGCGCTCACCGCCGAGCGCCCCGCAGCCCCGCCGCCCCGGCGGCGCACGAGCACCACGAAGCGCCGGCAGTACCGGGCCGCCTACCTGTTCCTCGTCCCGTTCTTCGTCGTGTTCATCACGATGCTGGTCGTCCCGCTCGTCTACGCCGGCTACCTGAGCCTGTTCGAGAGCAAGCTCATCGGAGGCCAGGCGTTCAACGGCCTCGGCAACTACGTGCGGGCGCTCACCGACCCGCTCTTCCTCGAGGGCCTCGGCCGGGTGGGCCTGTTCTTCATCGTGCAGGTGCCGATCATGCTCGGGCTGGCGCTCTTCTTCGCCCTCGCGCTCGACACCTTCCGGGCGCGGGGGTCGAAGGCGATCCGGTTGCTCATCTACATGCCCTACGCCGTGCCCGCGGTGGTCGCGACGCTCATGTGGGGCTACCTCTACGGCCCCGACTTCGGTCCGCTCGCGCAGATCGCCCGAGCCGCGGGCCTCGGGACGCCCGAGTTCCTCTCGGCCGAGAACATGCTCGGCTCGATGATGAACATCGTCACGTGGGAGTTCGTCGGCTACAACATGATCATCATGTACGCGGCCCTGCGGTCGATTCCGGCTGAGCTCTACGAAGCCGCCGAGATCGACGGAGCGGGCCAGTTCCGCATGGCGTGGAGCATCAAGATCCCGGCCATCCGCCCGGCGATCATGCTGACGGTCATCTTCTCCATCATCGGGTCGTTCCAGCTGTTCGCCGAGCCGAGCCTGCTCTCGATCATCGCGCCGAACGTGGTGATCAACTCCTACACGCCGAACTTCTACGCCTACAACCTGGCCTTCGTGAACCAGGAGCTCAACTACGCGGCATCCATCGCATTCCTGCTCGGACTCGTGATCGCCGTCGTGTCCTACATCGTGCAGCTCGGCGCGCAACGGCGCGAGCGACGTGAACGGAGCCTGTCATGA
- a CDS encoding carbohydrate ABC transporter permease, which translates to MTSTETRAAVTIGATGSRRSRNRFAPERRRSTLLTVILWLCVLYFVLPLWWLIVSATKDNAALFSTFGLWFGGDFSLWENLQTLFTVRNGMFARWLGNTFVYSISAALGATLLSTMAGYAFAKYDFPGKKALFSATLGAIMIPLTALALPTYLLFTAAGLTNTPWAVIVPSLVSPFGVYLMRVYAADAIPATLIEAARVDGAGEFRIFWQVGLRLLGPGLVTVFLFSLVATWNNYFLPLIMLNSSELYPITVGLAQMQAAASQGGGSQALFSTVITGSLVSIIPLVLAFLFLQRYWQSGLASGSVKE; encoded by the coding sequence ATGACCTCGACCGAGACCCGGGCGGCCGTGACCATCGGCGCCACCGGATCGCGCCGTTCCCGCAACCGGTTCGCGCCCGAGCGGCGTCGGAGCACGCTCCTCACGGTGATCCTCTGGCTGTGCGTGCTGTACTTCGTGCTGCCGCTGTGGTGGCTGATCGTCTCCGCGACCAAGGACAACGCCGCGCTCTTCTCGACGTTCGGCCTGTGGTTCGGCGGCGACTTCTCCCTCTGGGAGAACCTGCAGACGCTGTTCACGGTGCGCAACGGCATGTTCGCCCGGTGGCTCGGGAACACCTTCGTGTACTCGATCAGTGCGGCCCTCGGCGCGACACTGCTCTCCACCATGGCGGGTTACGCGTTCGCGAAGTACGACTTCCCGGGCAAGAAGGCGTTGTTCAGCGCGACCCTCGGCGCGATCATGATCCCGCTCACGGCCCTCGCGCTGCCGACCTACCTGCTGTTCACCGCGGCGGGCCTGACGAACACGCCGTGGGCGGTCATCGTGCCCTCGCTCGTCAGCCCCTTCGGCGTCTACCTCATGCGGGTCTACGCGGCCGACGCGATCCCGGCAACCCTCATCGAGGCGGCGCGGGTCGACGGCGCGGGCGAGTTCCGCATCTTCTGGCAGGTGGGGTTGCGACTGCTCGGGCCGGGGCTCGTGACCGTGTTCCTCTTCTCGCTGGTCGCGACGTGGAACAACTACTTCCTGCCGCTGATCATGCTGAACAGCTCGGAGCTGTACCCCATCACGGTCGGCCTCGCGCAGATGCAGGCGGCCGCCAGCCAGGGCGGCGGCTCGCAGGCGCTGTTCTCGACGGTGATCACGGGCTCGCTGGTGTCGATCATCCCGCTGGTGCTCGCGTTCCTGTTCCTGCAGCGGTACTGGCAGTCCGGGCTGGCCAGCGGAAGCGTGAAGGAGTGA
- a CDS encoding beta-galactosidase gives MTIWYGGDYNPEQWPRPVWDEDVKLMQRAGVSLATVGVFSWARLEPRPGEYDFAWLDEVLDLLHAGGVRVDLATATASPPPWLAARHPETLPVTEDGVTLSVGSRQQYCPSSPVYRQRAGELVRRIVERYADHPALELWHINNEYGCHVSRCYCDVSAAAFREWLRDRYGTVDELNRAWGTAFWSQRYDSFDEVQPPRAAPTFRNPTHLLDFDRFSSDELLACFRAEKAIIRERSSVPVTTNFMGFFKPVDYWSWATEVDVVSDDTYPDPADPDSPAYAAMVRDLMRSLGGGAPWLLMEQSPSAVNWRRQNAAKAPGQMRAWSYQSVARGADGILFFQWRQSAAGSEKFHSGLVPHAGTDTRVWREVEQLGGELAALSARSGDEAIAGGRVASRVAIALDWHSWWAIEQPASPTDVPYVQVLGAWHGALTSLGLVVDFVRAEGDLTAYDLVVVPAHLVATDAQVTNLAAFAETGTLIVGFGSAVLDEDLHVRLGGYLGEPLRRALGVWIEEFAPPAAPDLANAGGRVAPASALAGELVGGAALGTVWGEVVRVEDAETLATFDDGALRGWPAVTRRRTDGGSAWYVATLPEPDALRLIAESAARDAGIELPPAATRGGQVEAVRRGSALFVINHGAEEAEVLVDGTDLLTGESASGLRLPAQGVAVVVADEAG, from the coding sequence ATGACGATCTGGTATGGCGGGGACTACAACCCCGAGCAGTGGCCGCGGCCCGTCTGGGACGAGGACGTGAAGCTCATGCAACGGGCGGGCGTCTCGCTCGCGACGGTCGGCGTGTTCTCGTGGGCGCGGCTCGAACCGCGCCCGGGGGAGTACGACTTCGCGTGGCTCGACGAGGTGCTCGACCTGCTGCACGCGGGCGGGGTCCGGGTCGACCTCGCGACGGCGACGGCCTCTCCGCCGCCGTGGCTCGCGGCGCGGCATCCCGAGACCCTGCCCGTGACCGAGGACGGCGTGACCCTCTCGGTCGGCAGCCGCCAGCAGTACTGCCCGAGCTCGCCGGTGTACCGCCAGCGGGCGGGCGAGCTCGTGCGCCGCATCGTCGAGCGCTACGCCGACCACCCCGCGCTCGAGCTGTGGCACATCAACAACGAGTACGGATGCCACGTCAGCCGGTGCTACTGCGACGTGTCGGCCGCGGCGTTCCGCGAGTGGCTGCGCGACCGGTACGGCACGGTCGACGAGCTGAACCGCGCGTGGGGCACGGCGTTCTGGTCGCAGCGCTACGACTCGTTCGACGAGGTGCAGCCGCCGCGGGCGGCCCCGACCTTCCGCAACCCGACCCACCTGCTCGACTTCGATCGCTTCTCGAGCGATGAGCTGCTGGCGTGCTTCCGCGCCGAGAAGGCGATCATCCGCGAGCGGTCGTCGGTGCCCGTCACGACCAACTTCATGGGGTTCTTCAAGCCGGTCGACTACTGGTCGTGGGCGACCGAGGTCGACGTCGTGAGCGACGACACCTACCCCGACCCGGCCGATCCCGACTCTCCCGCGTACGCCGCGATGGTGCGCGATCTCATGCGCTCGCTCGGCGGCGGCGCGCCCTGGCTGCTCATGGAGCAGTCGCCGAGCGCCGTGAACTGGCGCAGGCAGAACGCCGCGAAGGCGCCGGGCCAGATGCGCGCGTGGTCGTACCAGTCGGTCGCGCGCGGCGCCGACGGCATCCTGTTCTTCCAGTGGCGCCAGTCCGCCGCGGGGTCGGAGAAGTTCCACTCCGGGCTCGTGCCGCACGCGGGCACCGACACGCGCGTGTGGCGCGAGGTCGAGCAGCTCGGCGGGGAGCTCGCCGCCCTCTCGGCCCGCTCGGGCGACGAGGCCATCGCGGGCGGTCGGGTGGCCTCGCGCGTCGCCATCGCGCTCGACTGGCACAGCTGGTGGGCGATCGAGCAGCCGGCATCGCCGACGGATGTCCCGTACGTGCAGGTGCTGGGTGCCTGGCACGGCGCGCTCACGTCGTTGGGGCTGGTCGTCGACTTCGTGCGCGCCGAGGGAGACCTGACCGCGTACGACCTCGTCGTCGTGCCGGCCCACCTCGTCGCGACGGACGCGCAGGTCACGAACCTCGCGGCCTTCGCCGAGACCGGCACGCTCATCGTCGGATTCGGCAGCGCAGTGCTCGACGAGGACCTGCATGTACGGCTGGGCGGGTATCTCGGCGAGCCGCTGCGCCGCGCCCTCGGCGTCTGGATCGAGGAGTTCGCACCCCCGGCCGCTCCCGACCTCGCGAATGCGGGCGGCAGGGTCGCCCCGGCGTCGGCGCTCGCCGGCGAGCTCGTCGGCGGCGCCGCGCTCGGCACGGTCTGGGGCGAGGTCGTGCGGGTGGAGGACGCCGAGACGCTCGCGACCTTCGATGACGGCGCCCTGCGCGGATGGCCCGCGGTCACCCGGCGGCGCACCGACGGCGGCAGCGCCTGGTACGTCGCGACCCTGCCCGAACCCGACGCGCTGCGGCTGATCGCCGAGTCGGCGGCGCGCGATGCCGGCATCGAGCTGCCGCCCGCGGCGACGCGCGGCGGCCAGGTCGAGGCCGTGCGGCGCGGATCGGCGCTGTTCGTCATCAACCACGGCGCCGAGGAGGCCGAGGTGCTCGTCGACGGGACCGACCTGCTGACGGGGGAGTCCGCCTCGGGGCTGCGGCTCCCCGCGCAGGGCGTCGCGGTCGTCGTCGCCGACGAGGCCGGCTGA
- a CDS encoding low temperature requirement protein A: MGDAGGRRVTTAHLGFRRDLLRPSGSERADRVSFVELFFDLVFVFGLTQLGTYLSANQTPLGALEGALAVTALWWAWISTTWLTNWLDPVKLPVRGAVIALAFVALVLSVSIAEAFGDRAWAFAIAYVVLQLGRAVFIVLAAARHDAALAADFTCVLVWTAVGSAFWLVGALLPLPAQLPFWAAALGVELVGSVLGYPVPRLGRVEVGAWDVSGPHIAERSALFVLIALGEGLLVTGFQVVEAEASIEVAVALVTAFVAAAACWWIYFDHGERVGPEAVAEHEAPARLARTAYSWVHLIIVAGIVMLGVGDKEVLAHPHEQSTAAAVTVIGGPLLFLGGTLLFRRVLEGRWMRSQLAGLGLLVVLAVVSPLLDPLPMSVLAALVLVAAAAGETIERLRTGRRSGG, from the coding sequence ATGGGCGATGCAGGCGGTCGGCGGGTCACCACGGCGCACCTCGGCTTCCGCCGCGATCTCCTGAGGCCCTCGGGCTCGGAGCGCGCCGACCGGGTCTCGTTCGTCGAGCTGTTCTTCGACCTCGTGTTCGTGTTCGGGCTGACGCAGCTCGGCACGTATCTCTCCGCCAACCAGACGCCGCTCGGGGCACTGGAAGGCGCGCTCGCAGTCACCGCGCTGTGGTGGGCGTGGATCTCGACGACCTGGCTCACGAACTGGCTCGACCCGGTGAAGCTGCCGGTGCGCGGCGCCGTCATCGCGCTCGCCTTCGTCGCGCTCGTGCTGAGCGTGTCGATCGCGGAGGCGTTCGGCGATCGGGCCTGGGCGTTCGCGATCGCCTACGTCGTGCTCCAGCTCGGCCGCGCGGTGTTCATCGTGCTGGCCGCGGCACGGCACGACGCGGCGCTCGCCGCGGACTTCACGTGCGTGCTCGTCTGGACCGCGGTTGGATCGGCGTTCTGGCTCGTCGGCGCGCTGCTGCCCTTGCCGGCCCAGCTGCCGTTCTGGGCGGCCGCCCTCGGCGTCGAACTCGTCGGCAGCGTGCTCGGGTACCCGGTTCCCCGGCTCGGCCGGGTCGAGGTCGGGGCGTGGGATGTCTCGGGCCCGCACATCGCCGAGCGTTCGGCCCTGTTCGTGCTCATCGCGCTCGGCGAGGGGCTGCTCGTCACGGGCTTCCAGGTCGTCGAGGCCGAGGCCTCGATCGAGGTGGCCGTCGCGCTCGTGACCGCGTTCGTCGCGGCGGCGGCGTGCTGGTGGATCTACTTCGACCACGGGGAACGCGTCGGCCCCGAGGCCGTCGCCGAGCACGAGGCGCCCGCGCGGCTGGCCCGCACCGCGTACTCGTGGGTGCACCTGATCATCGTCGCGGGCATCGTCATGCTGGGCGTCGGCGACAAGGAGGTGCTGGCGCATCCGCACGAGCAGAGCACGGCGGCAGCGGTGACGGTCATCGGCGGCCCGCTGCTGTTCCTCGGCGGCACGCTGCTGTTCCGTCGCGTGCTCGAGGGCCGTTGGATGCGCTCGCAACTCGCCGGCCTCGGCCTGCTCGTCGTGCTGGCGGTCGTGAGCCCGCTGCTCGACCCGCTGCCGATGAGCGTGCTCGCGGCGCTCGTGCTCGTCGCGGCCGCCGCGGGCGAGACGATCGAGCGTCTCCGCACCGGTCGTCGCAGCGGCGGCTGA
- a CDS encoding LacI family DNA-binding transcriptional regulator, which produces MPENPTRRKRATVHDVAVEAGVSRGTVSRVVNGERYVSDEARKAIEAAIVKVGYVPNTAARNLVMQRTQAVAFIVHEPGPLFVEDPNIGEILLGANAALSDADYQMASILVDSERDTERVARFLRGGFVDGVVMVSARTNDPITRVIEQLELPAAFVGHPPGLTAAWVGIDNVGSARAVTERLVATGRRRIGMIAAALDRDSGVDRLQGFTEALGDRFDADLVESVPLYSYSAGVDGMRALLARHPDLDGVFAASDAVAAGALESLREAGRRVPEDVGVVGFDDSAWATRTHPALSTVRQPAAGLGRAAALSVLAQIRGEEPAVDGIMVETSVVWRGSA; this is translated from the coding sequence ATGCCGGAGAACCCCACCCGTCGCAAGCGCGCAACGGTGCACGACGTCGCCGTCGAGGCGGGCGTCTCCCGGGGCACCGTGAGCCGCGTCGTCAACGGCGAGCGCTACGTCTCCGACGAGGCGCGCAAGGCCATCGAGGCCGCGATCGTGAAGGTCGGCTACGTGCCGAACACGGCCGCGCGAAACCTCGTGATGCAGCGCACGCAGGCCGTCGCGTTCATCGTGCACGAGCCCGGCCCGCTCTTCGTCGAGGACCCCAACATCGGCGAGATCCTGCTCGGCGCGAACGCCGCGCTCTCCGACGCCGACTACCAGATGGCGAGCATCCTCGTCGATTCCGAGCGCGACACCGAGCGCGTCGCGCGGTTCCTGCGCGGCGGCTTCGTCGACGGCGTGGTCATGGTCTCCGCCCGCACGAACGACCCGATCACGCGCGTGATCGAGCAGCTCGAGCTGCCCGCGGCCTTCGTCGGGCACCCGCCGGGCCTCACCGCCGCGTGGGTGGGCATCGACAACGTCGGATCCGCGCGGGCGGTCACCGAGCGACTCGTCGCGACCGGCCGTCGACGCATCGGCATGATCGCGGCGGCGCTCGACCGCGACTCCGGCGTCGACCGCCTGCAGGGCTTCACCGAGGCGCTGGGCGACCGCTTCGACGCCGACCTCGTCGAGTCCGTTCCGCTCTACTCCTACTCGGCGGGTGTCGACGGCATGCGCGCACTCCTCGCGCGACATCCCGACCTCGACGGCGTCTTCGCCGCCTCCGACGCGGTCGCCGCAGGAGCCCTCGAGTCGCTCCGCGAGGCCGGCCGGCGCGTGCCCGAAGACGTCGGCGTCGTCGGCTTCGACGACAGCGCCTGGGCCACGCGCACGCACCCGGCCCTCTCGACCGTGCGCCAGCCCGCCGCCGGCCTCGGCCGCGCCGCCGCCCTCAGCGTGCTCGCGCAGATCCGCGGCGAGGAACCCGCGGTCGACGGCATCATGGTCGAGACCTCGGTCGTCTGGCGCGGGTCGGCCTGA